The genome window ACGTCACACCACTCTTTCCTTCAACCTTCTGTTTTGTCCTTTCATTTTCGGTAATCCTGCGGATTGAAGGGATAGCGACATTTTCGGTAATCCTGTTTTAGCGCCCAACTCCACGATACTTATAATAACGATAATGGTCGACCATAGGGAGTAAAGTCAACATGAagataaaagattaaaagtCATTCCTTGCCCCATATTAACCAAAATGTCAGCAAAATTGTGCTTATAATACTTTTTGTTCACACTCATCGAATGGGCCTAATTCCCAAGGTTGTTCCGAACATTATCACGACAAGCATTTTGGACTCAGCCTTATTATTGACATCACAAACATAGCTGAGACCCATAAAATCAACTCACAAGTGCTGAGTCCCCCTTATTTTTATCCCAATTACAAATGGGTTCTCCAAAACAGATGAATTATTAGattataaaggaaaagaaatgggTAATATCCATAACAATCTCATTGAAGCCAATAAACACAATAAGAAACTGATAATGGTAAAGTTAGTTAAAATGATCAGATTATTCGcttattaattaatgaaatttataactAAATCCATCaacttaatgattttaatatttattattttatttataatatgtgATTTATGTTATGGGCAAATTTTGCCTgggcaaaaataaataaaaacaaaaacctaaTACAAACCCAACAAGCCCAAACCAAACTAAAATCCTAAGCCTAAAATAACAACAGCCCACAACATTAACATTTTCGACAGAAAGGAGCAGAAACCCTAAGGCGCGCTGCATGCCGCTCCACCTCCTTGCGCACGCCACCGCCGTCATTCGCCTATCACCGCTCCTCCACGCCTCTGACACCTACAAAAAATTGAATGCAACAACAGAAAGGGCACGCCAAGCAGAGGAAACGaccagaaaaaaaattaaaaaatagaaatcaaaagtGTAACTTGGctataaaagaaaaagctcTCTCTTTGTAGTTTTTTTACACACATTAGAAATCAAAAGTcgaatagaaattttaaaaggttgaacCTTTActatttcctttttgttttcttgttttccttttatttatttatttatttgtttttccttttttacaaatccattttaaataattataataaaaatcaaataaagaaaaggaaaggaaaaccTTACCTGGAACCGCCGCGTGGCCCCGTCGACGGAGGTCCCTTCGCCGTCGCCGGAGTCGAGCTAAAAGGGGTGGCTAgatttctcctttttctttcgGCCTCTCATCAACGGTACCGTCCACCGGACTTAAAAAGGGGTTAAAAGCCCAGTCTTTCGCCACTGCCCATTGACCATGGTAGCGGCGCGGTCCGTTGATCGGAGAAAGTGAGGGGAGaggagagaaaaagagagtttTAGGGttctttttaggttttttgaCAGAAAtggtgtttttaaaaaattgattttataagctaataaaacggcgtcgtttcagtAGGCCTCCCCAGGAGCCAAAACAGTgtcgttttggggaggccgacCCGTGACCCGACCCGCAGCCCACAGGATCGGCGTGTTTTTGTGGTGAATGGGTAAATTACGCACGGGGTCCCTCCATCTTGCGCCGTAGTGCAATCTgactctttttgtttttttgatttGGGTCGCGATTTTTGTTTATGCTTCAATCGGGTCCCTTGACCATGTGCGGTCCTTCGCACTGAAACGTTGCGCTCTAGGACTGGGCAATATTGCCCGATTAGTCCTCCAACCTTTAAGCGCATTCAATTTCAGCCCCCTAGCAacctgttttatttatttacactttaaaCCTCAATTTTTTGGCCTTATTTCAATTCGGTCCACAacctgtttttatttttttatttttttgtttattcattttttttactatttctatatatatatatatatatatatatatatataagaggtTTCAATAAAGATTtcaattaatgtttatttactcattcttttaattttgattaatttcacactattatttgtttgaattattattcctttttatatatttatgggtTCTATTTGCTTTGTTTTTGCCATTATTATTGTCATCTCatgattatatatttgttatttttaaaatgtttctaaaatatagatacattagtatcatttttttgttattgttattattgttattgttagattctaaaatatagatacattagtatcatttttttgttattgttattattgttattgttagaTTGTTATTTGCATTATTATTCATGCATGATAGCATCAAGGTTTATTAATGTCAATGATGTATATGTGTTTTATGATGCATATTGTGTCATAATTATTGTGAATGTATGTCGTATTATTTGTTGTTGGTCACGTACGACCTTtgtaagaaatttcaaaatgaggttatattttgcattttggtaaTCAGAGAAAATCGTActctaacttacggggtttcagTTTTCTCAACAAATCCAAATAAACGAAcgttttaaaacaaaattttttaatagtctctggaattaagaaaagatcgtgttctaacttatgGAATATGATTTTCTTCTAAAACCGAGATAGTCAAACatcttttgaaataatttttttcggCATGTATTTTCGTAttgggaattcgatacgttatgtcctaacgcattggatatgacatgttttctcgagatgaagattttttctaaaaataataaaggcaatattcaatatttggaattttgagaaattgtgctcTAACGTGTTGGGCTACGATTTCTTCAGCTAACttcaacaattgaatatccttttaaattttattgcatgagTTTTTTAAGGACAAATTTTTGAGGATATGAAATATCAtaccctaactcattgggtgtgacattttctctctccgaaatgagagggtcttaacatgtaatttgatttatacaagtttttaatacaaggatcgtatttcgaatctcttcaaagtttctaattttcgacactaagatactaattaatcaactaggtaccaattttgggcattacgagggtgctaatccttcctcgtacgtaaccgactcccgaacctatttttctgaatttcgtggatcaaaatcgttgttttaataaaatcaaatcgtttattaaaaataaccacttttcgaggtgacccgatcacaccttatcaaaaaaagattggtggcgactccccttttttttcgatttcaaaattaaagtcgattccgttttatcaaaaaaaaatggtgtcaacaatttAAATTAACCCAActccccaaaaatttaaaattaaaaaccttaaaactaattttacttgggcaaaaatatatttttgtaataaggaACCATCTTCTTTcttatttaatacaatttaattttattactaattaattctaattttttatttagaattaatttcattaatcaagcacaacaaataaaaattgattaattatttgtttctaaatttcaataaaattacattcttgttattattattattttgttctttaGCTAGATTTAATTTAGCCTTAGACGAATAATTAATTCAATGTTTGAACCGTGAGACTTGAAATTGCACTTACAGTCTTCACGTCAATATTCATTATTCTTTCGGTTTAGGATATAGACTCAGTCGTCTCACAAAGTCATAATAGCATCAAGTTAAAAAGCGTTCGTTGATTCGGTGTTGTATGATATACAATTGGAAGAACTGATACGACCTGTAATTACCGTAATTGGTTTACCGAAGAACACATTGATGTGACCAATTGAGTAAGTGGTTGGATCCATCAAGGGAAATAACAATTGAGTTTAAACGACTCGCGCAGTTGAGGCCGTTGATTCGAGTTGAGTCTTCTAGTTCGCAAGGCTATTGATGAGCTAAATTGTAGAAGTTGATTTCAGGGTTGTTTATCCGGTAAAGGTTAACTATCAGGTAGTCCCCTCAGTTAATTTATGTTGGGatatgtgcccatattgtagtaaacatgtaaatgttttctatgtatttgaatgatgaataaaagaatatagttaatttcacatttcactattatatcttttttgtttttgtctttcatgttttgcatacatAGCGAAATTGTGTCAAACAAAtgttagctcattgattgtctaagttcaagcTTATGATAAGTGGCATCGTAAGAACATTGACATTGTGAAAAAAATAACTTGCTTTGATAGATAGTCTAAATAAGTCCataatctcgtaaaagaatcaaagtgagcatttgattcaaatatatagaaggattattatgtcgtctacaattccaattagggagatgacTAGTTTTGGCTATTGGAGCAGTGAGCttcacgggtagagacataaatgtactcattggaagaatgatacattggactagacccaagttaaattagttttgaatctatttgtaaattaattacttgtgacgttcatggtgtgacttacctaaatcttgagttagtcactaaccatgcgtatataactcatgtgctttgatataagtggaggcttatgctttaaagatgATTGAGCCGATAGTCGATATGTTAGGTTTGGCTTATATAAGCacctcaaaacgacgtcgttttgggttTGGTTTCTGACAccaaaaacggcgtcgtttcagccctttgacccgcgcggtgacccgacccaggggGAGGATCCGCTTGTTTCACTTTGATGGTCTATTTGTGCATTAGGCCCTTCCGTATTTTTCAGTcatttcaattcagtcctttttatttttttattgttttaatttatactcATAATTTTACTTCAGTTTCAATTTGACCCTAATAAATGGCCCGTTTAAGAGGATGGGGGATATTGTCCCGATGGGTCCCTCTAAGTTTTTTATGCCTTTCAATTGGGCCCTCCCCCTTATTTTTTATTCCCGATTTTTACCccgtttttttattaaattttaatttagtccttttccttttttttatataatttcagccctattttattttaagtttttttatattttgagggGAATTTAGCTTTTTTTCTCTGTCTtgtttctaattttgttttatgttttatttgatttttatttactcctttaatttgtttttcattgttttttatgtttttattttgttttatcttaTTATCACTCTAATCTTCATTATCgctattagtattattattaatattattattatattttattacgaTTTATCTAACCTTTTGCATGcataattttattctatttatatagtatcatatattattattttatattacattgtattttttatttttcctttaaatccAAAGATAATgcatatattttgatgtgtttattttgcgtgtatgtttttaaaattcatgttatatatatattttttgtcttAAGGATTTATATgaaagtttttatataatattgttctatatatacaagtacaatttatattaaaatacatttattctttagatatattactgatttttttgaattactgaaattttttttacgagagttttcaaaatatttggcgCTCGAAATTCTCGAGgagattgtgccctaacttacttgGCTTCAATTTTCTCCGTTGGATTTAAATAGCCGagtatcattttttttataaaattataaacttttcaAGACTTAAATTGACTCTCGAGAGTTAAAAgggttgtgtcctaacttactggatgtgacattttgttatctcgagatGAGTTTTTTAACAAAAGCAAATTATTcattcgaccttaagacattaaataattaatttggtaccaattttgggcgttacgagggtgctaatccttcctcgtacgtaactgacttcCGAACTCGTTtcttctaaaactcgtagaccaaaatcgttttcaggtgatccaatcacacctcaataaaagattggtggcgactccaatttttatttttaagtcgaaactaaatttatttttttcaaaagcgatttcgacagcttggcgactctgcTGGGGATATCtcgagagtcgagccacaaattaattatttttgtcttatggtcaaaaaattaaaatttgttttaaaattcataatttatcatttgcattcaatttcatttttcattataGTATACTTTGCATTTTACATTACATAAGTTTGGTGATTTTAtccctttaagtgggagtgaaaaactagtccttcgtgaggttttcacctccgtgcaggatagtggatcactttcgaaatacatccgtacctatgtcttcgtgagattttcatctccgtgcagccatagggaaatgtattcccctgaaccgaactcggtccatatgagcctataatgggtgaggatcgaggaatctgctggtttgggtacctttGCTCTATAAGCTAAAACCTcatgtagtgaaccttaggaacttgccctaggtagaactataccaAACCCTAGTAGATTCCTGAATAGGTACTTTATTATTTCCTGTTTgtgcttaattttgtttttatacatGATACTAACTTTTGTATGTTTTGCTTTGATTGCATGGCATTTTGACTGCATAGCATTTCATCCTAAAAGGCGTCGATTCATATTCAGTTACTAAACAGagagcttatcatggaaaatgaatttcttgataaagtggaggataatgcggctgtccAAACCTAGTCTGAGGCAATACAACAGGAAAGAGGTGATAGTTTGGCCAAAGGATATGTATCAGAGTTGTGGGACTTCACTCGTATTAGTGTAACCCAGAATAGTCTGCAGGAATTAAAAGAGATCTAGGATCAGTGGAATGATGAGGTCAAGCAGCTTTTTTATGCTAGCTATGGagatttgccttatttgcttgacaTAAAGGTGGACAAACACTTGTTTTGTGCCCTccccagttttggaatcctgcttacagttgTTTCACTTTTGGGGGAGGTGATCTGGTACCTACAGTGGAGGAATATATGGCTTACTTCGTTGCTCGAAGATTCAAGCAGATAGAGTTTACTCGAGAGCTGTCAATGTCTCAAACTTTTTGAAGAAGTTGATAAATATTACTGGGATGAGCGAGCAATGGGTTGTAGCACGAATCAAGTAGAAAGGGGATAACAAATGTATTCCTTGGAAGAATTTGAGGGATCTAATTCTAGCACACCCAGATACGAAGAAGAATGTGGATATCTTTGCCTTGAGTGTCTACGGCTTAGTTGTATTTCCCAAGGCCCTGGGACATGTTGATGAGGCAGTCACTGATCTCTTTAACCGACTTGATAAGGGGGTTACACCAGTCCcagcaattttggcagaaaccttcagaTCGTTGAACGGATGTCAGAGAACAGGTGAAGGTAGATTCATCGGATGTGCGCAGCTCCTTTTAGCATGGTTccatagtcacttttggaaagtTAAGAAGGTTTTTTATcaggttttctctgaaaattattcacctcTGAAGGAGATAGTGGCATACCGAGGTGGGATGACATTCCGGAGGAAAAATAGATGGAAGTTCTTCGGAATCTTCGAGAGGAGCATATCgaatggagagctccttggatgcttccagatgagatcttTTATAgatgtggtaattttgattgggttccactacttgggatttggggagcttTGGCTATGCACCATTGCTAGTACTAAGACAGTATAGGTCAAGACAGTTCATACCTGCAACTCAAGGACTAGCTCAGtgtgaattttcatataaaGATGATGGTTACAAAAAGAAGATTCGAGAGATATCCAATGCCTGGAATCAGACTTGACGGATGAAGAGATTGGCAGTAGGTCCGATAGCGACCCCTGAATATATCAAGTGGTGGGGTAgaaggattaatgataacatcTCTGGGCCAAGTCATGGAGACAGTCAGCCGACACAAAAACATCCGCAAGTTGTTCCCTCCGAGTTAGAGATtataaaacatgattttaaaagaaagaatgcagagttagaaaagaagatagaacaaatggaagaagagaagatgaaTCTGAGACTTGACATGAATGTTCAGAAGCTAGAAAccgagaaattaagaaaaagaaatgataagGCTGAGAGAGATTTGGATAGTTTGAAAACAGACTATAAGAGGTTGCGTTGTTCGATGAAAGCTGCTGGGCTTGGAAAAACTTCAGAGCAGTGGTGTCAGGAAATTCAAGAGGAAAAGATCAAGGCTGATAGATGGGAAAGGAAGTTCCAGGATGCCCAAATGCGAAATGAGACCCTGGagaagagtttgtcagaaagccgAAATGAAAAGGGTGAGCTAAAAGCTAGAGTGGCTGAGCTTGAGAAGATTCTGTATCAATATCGAAACCGTAATTCTGTAATGGAGCTAAGGGCGAGCTTAGACAAGATTGAGCAAATGAAAAGAAGAGTGGAAGAATTGGAAATGGCACTACAAAACTGTGAAATACGGATTGAATCCCTTAAAGCTAGTGAAGAGCGTAAAAAAGAACAGCTCCTTTATTGCTAGAACCAAGTCAGGAACAGAGATCATATTATGGGGGAGGCTGTAACtcagattcgagaagtagcaAATTATTTACAGACTTTGGCAGTAGAAGCTGATATACTGAGTGTACAGTACGAACTGGAATTAGACCAGGGGCAGGAGTTAGCTTCGCTGTTTACGAAAATTAAGGCCTTGAGTGTTAGGGCTAGGTCgtatatgtaatttgttttatgtaaagatttttgttttctagtaaagttttctaaatggaactgaatttaaattgacgcctttttgcattcacTTCATGCATTTGCAGTACatcacatcatatgcattaaaatccaccAAAAGGTcctaattagttaaaattatttcagtttacCTGGAAACCAGCAAAAAACCTGTCAGCTAAACATCGTTACGGTACCCGAGCTAAGACaaaagacatggaccaaaggttAGAAAAACTCGAACAATTGCAAAGGGAGATGCAGGACCAGCTACAAGCGCAAATGCAAGAGCGGTTGGATAAGTTCCAACGAAAAATGACGGACAAGATAGTAGAATTCCAAGACAGCATGATGGCCAAGTTGACCCAACTGTTGACTGGGGTAGTGATAAAGGGAAAGGCCCCATGACCAACCCCAATGGGGTTAATGATCAGCCGCTATATCCTCCAGGTTTTACTCCACCTAAGGTACAGGTCCAAACTGAGATGTGCTTACGGAGACCGTCCGTCACAATTAGGCCTCAGGCTGATGGCTCGATGCCAGTGAACTTTCAAATTGGATTAGGTTCGAATGCAGGAAATAACCCAGCTAATCCAGTGATTCTCGATTTTGATGAAGTGGCGGAAAAGGAAAAGACTAGGGCAGAATTaccaaaacagctagaggagAGGTGTAGATGGCTGGAGGAAAAATTTAAAGCAATGGAAAGTGCTGATAGTCATCAGGGAGTTGAtgctaaagatctgagcttggtcCCAGATTTAGTTCTTCCGTACAAGTTCAAAAATActagaatttgaaaagtacaatgggaccagttgccctaaagctcacatcaccatgttttGCAGACGAATGGCTGGATATGTCAACAATGACCAGCTACTAATACACTGTTTCCAAGAGAGCTTGGTGGCGGCAGCGTCCAAGTGGTACAACCAATTGAGCTGTACCAGGATTAGTTTGtggagggacctagcacaagcattcatgaagCAGCATAGCCATGTCACAGATATGACTCCTGATagaattactttacaaaatatggaaaagaagcctagtgagagttttaggcaatatgcacagagatggagggaggttgccatccaagttcagccaccgcttCTAGAAAAGGAAACTACGATGCTCTTTATCAACACTttgaaagccccattcatcacCCACATGCTAGAGAGTGCCACAAAGAGTTTTTCAGATATAGTCATGAATGATGAGATGATCGAGAATGCCATAAGATGTGGGAAGATTGATACCGGAGAAAGTACCAAAAGGTTAGCctcaaggaaaaaaaatgaggtgaacaataCGAGTGCATACAACAAAGGTTACTCAAAGTCGATCACGGTAAATCAACCAGAAAAGGGGGTGGCCAATCAGCAAGGCTTATCAAAGTAAGAATCGGGTACAAGACAAAACAATGAGAGGCTCCAGtttacgccaattccaatgtcgtataaggagctatATCAAAGTTTGTTCGATGCACACGTTGTTTCCCCTTACTATTTAAAGTCTTTGCAGCCTCCGTACcctaaatggtatgatgcaaatGCACAGTGCGATTACCATACGGGAATTACGGGCCATTCCATAGAGAATTGCACTACTTTTAAGAAACTGGTTGAGAGATTTATTAGTATGGGTATTGTCAAATTTGACGATTCGTCCAACACAGAGAATCCACTGCCCAATCATGCCGTTAATGGGATAAACATGATAAGTGAAGCTATGGGGAGAAGGCAGACAtggcaaaaataaaaactcctCTGAGAAGGGTCTGGAAGGAGATGGTAAAGAGGGGGTTAATTGTTTTAGATTTAGGGAGAGGATGTGAAGAGACGAGAAATTGTTGTGAGTTCTACCATAAAGAGGGGCACGAAATCCAGGAGTGCAAGGTGTTTAAACTCCTAGTTCAAGGCTTGATGGATGTCAAGGAGGAGGAATTCTATGAAGAAATCAAGGAAGAGGGACGTATATGTGCGTCCGAGTCTACAATGAAGGTTTCGAAGGTGAATCATCCTGTGGTCATCATTTCAAAGCTAAAAAGTAATGACGCTAGGGTACTAGTAGCACCGAAAATCACAATTCGAAAACCCACAGCCTTTCCTTATAAAGTCAGCAAGAAGGTCCCATGGAACTCTGAGTGTAATGTAACCATTCCAGGAAGGGAGACTTCAGTTGGTGCTTCAAAAGAAAATCAGTGTATAGGTTCCTGTGCACGTAATGAGAGATGTTGCGACATAATAAGTCCCTAAGAAGAACCTATAAAAGTACAGAAAATGACAGAACAAAGGAAGGAGGAGGCAGTCATCAATGAGCCAATAGGGGAGGAAGAAGCCAAAGAATTCCTTAAATTCTTAAAGCATAGTGAGTACAAGGTGGTAGAACAGTTGCATAAATAGCCAAATCGGATATCTGTACTAGCTTTGCTCTTAAGCTCAGAAGTACATCGAAACGCATTAATGAAAGCGTTGAATgaaacatatgtggccaatgatgTCTCTGTCAACAAATTAGATCGGTTGGTTAGCAATATAAGTACCGATAActtcatctttttcaatgaCGATGAAATACCACCTGGAGGTATGTGGTCTACTAAAGCTCTGCATATTACTACCCGATGCAAAGGATACATCTTACCTAGGGCtctgattgacaatggatcagcaTTAAATGTACTACCCTTGTCCATACTTAACAAGTTGCCAATTGATAGCTCGCATATGAAGTCGTGCCAGAATATAGTGAGAGCGTTTGATGGCACTGAGAGGAAGGTTATGGGGAGAATTGAAATACCATTATTAATCGGTCCCACTGTCTATGAGGTAGATTTCCTTGTGATGGACATCGAACCTTCCTACAGTTGTTTGTTAGGAAGGCCATGGATACATTCAGCAGGGGCTGTACCTTCGTCATTGCATCAAAAGCTGAAGTTGATATCATAGGGTCGATTGGTAACGATAGATACCGAAGAAGATATTATTGCAGCTATAACCAGTAATGCACCGTACTTGGAGACACATGAGGAGGCAGTTGAATGTTCTTTTCGGTCCTTAGAGTTTGTGAATGCCACATTTATTACTGAGGGGAGCAAGATGCCGGTGCCAAAAATGTCCAAGGCTACAAGAATAGGTCTACGGTTGATGGTAGGAAGAGGAGCCCTGCCGGGAAAAGGACTGGGGAGACATCTTCAGGGAAGAGTTGAGGCTCCACTGTTGAAGGACAAGTATGACCATTTTGGCTTAGGGTACAAGCCAAATGCAAGACAAAGAAGGAGTGAGATAGAGAAGAGGCGAGAAAGAAGAAGGGCACGCATGAGCGAGGAGGAAATCAAGTGGGAACCAATGATGTTCCCCCACATATCAGAAATTTTTGTGTCAGGAGGTATTATTCATTCCGAGCAAAAGACGTCAATGAGAGAAAATATTGGAGAAATGTTGAAAAGTGTTCAAATCAATGCCATAGACCGGGCTGAAAGAAGGACATTGTTAGGAATCAGCCCTTACGAACCTGGGAGCGAGCTAAATAATTAGACTGTTGAATAAATCcctgtagtctttagagcttattcaaagtaatgttcagaacattcttgttgtttttagcctaaaaataatAGGAAATCCTTTGTGAattaggctcatgtctgaacgttattattctaataaaatacattattgcaTTCATTTTAAGCaagtattcttttattctttcatttgtttgaGATTGTTTTCCAAATAATTCTTTCATTACATTTATAATCATGTTCATAAATTTATTccttgtatattctttggtacccatcataggtccctagatatcaatgacatgggTGACGCTGCTACGAactcagaatttccttttgaacgagacatgtgtttagaaagATCGCATGACTTTAAAGATGACGTAGACTGTGGTTTATCTCCggacttattgaggatggtagaacaagaagagaaacaaattcTACCTCACAAGAAGTCAATAGAGATTGTTAGTTTGGATAAGGGAAAAGAAGTGAATATTGGAACTGACATTACTACAAAGACGATGCGAGACATCATTGAGTTACTCCAGGAATTCAGGggtgtcttcgcatggtcataccaggatatgccgaGATTAAGCACTAACATCGTAATGCATCGCCTTCCTATAAGAGAGGATTACAAGCCAGTTCAGCAGAAACTCCGAAGGATGAGGCCTAATATTgtactaaaaataaatgagaaagtCAAAAAGTAGTTCGATGCTGGGTTCTTATAGGCGATCAAGTACTCCGAGTGGGTACCCAATATTGTCCtagtccctaaaaaagatgggaaagtaAGAATGTGCATGGATTACAGGGACTTAAACAATGCCAGCCTAAAAGATAATTTCCTGCTGGCTCATGTTGACACTCTGGTGGATAATACAGCAGGCTACTCTCTGTTTTCCTTTATGGACGGCTTCTCTAGATACAACCAGATAAAAATACATCCcgaagatatgggaaagaccATATTCATCACCCTGTGGGGAACGTTTTGCTATAAggtgatgccgtttggtttaAAGAATGCTGGTGCAATATATCAAAGAGTCATGGTaaccttgttccatgacatgatgcacaaggaaATCAAGGTTTACATTgacgatatgattgcaaaatctagaACAGAAGAGGAACATGTGCAGGTCCTGAGAAAGTTGTTCTTAAGACTAAGAAAattccagctcaagcttaaccCAATGAAATGCACTTTCGGAGTTAGGTCAAGGAAGTTATTGGGATTTATAGTCAGTGAAAAAGGGATCGAGATCGACCTAGACAAAGTTAAGGCAATATGAGATTTACCTTTGGCACGTACTCAGAaggaagttcgaggtttcttagggAGATTGAACTATATTGCCCGGTTTATTTCACAGctaactgagaaatgtgaccccatattttgTCTTTTGAAGCAACATAATCCAGGTGAATTGGATGAAGAATG of Gossypium raimondii isolate GPD5lz chromosome 3, ASM2569854v1, whole genome shotgun sequence contains these proteins:
- the LOC105795987 gene encoding uncharacterized protein LOC105795987, with the translated sequence MEEEKMNLRLDMNVQKLETEKLRKRNDKAERDLDSLKTDYKRLRCSMKAAGLGKTSEQWCQEIQEEKIKADRWERKFQDAQMRNETLEKSLSESRNEKGELKARVAELEKILYQYRNRNSVMELRASLDKIEQMKRRVEELEMALQNCEIRIESLKASEEPKNLSAKHRYGTRAKTKDMDQRLEKLEQLQREMQDQLQAQMQERLDKFQRKMTDKIVEFQDSMMAKLTQLLTGVVIKGKAP